Below is a window of Impatiens glandulifera chromosome 2, dImpGla2.1, whole genome shotgun sequence DNA.
TgaagaaaaaacataaatttgaaattagtaatatcaaaatattaaaaatacaaataaaaacattacttacatacattattttattttttagatattgAGAAGATAAACttgagtaaaaaataaaataaaatgaaagttgAAAATAAGTGAAATGATGTATTTATGAGATAATTGTAATGACGAACAATTTGATTcaaaagtagtaataaaaaaatatacttttaatattaataaaatcgggtatcgggtttaGGTTCCGTGCAATCCCTATCCCTGACCCGACCCAGAACCCggtttaaaatacccgaactcGACTATCGGGTACACACAGAGATCGAGTATACATGTACCCATTTCTATCCCTAATTGAGAACGGTGAAGAAATcgaatatttaagaatatcattttttaagatAATGTATATTATGAAAATTGAGAATGGAGATGATTAATAATGTGCATCATCCAAGAATAATGTAGGGCATTATATGTGGGTGTCAATTTAGAGATTAATAATGCATTTTTTCTATTTaggtattaaaattattaattatatatattatatatatatatatatatatatattacaaaaatttataaaatagaataaataggtaatatatattcaaatgataaatcaaataaaaaattaaattaaattagaaaatatatttaatttaagttttgaaGTGATTacgaaattattttttttatatatatatatttgtaaaaaatgaaaagataaattattaatttatataatatattgagaaaaaaaaaatatgaaatataattattttaattatacatataataattaagaatagtCCAAAACTCATGCCATAAAACAATACAAATCAAAGATATAATATGCCAATTTTTTATgcttcaatataattaaattcgGTCAGATagaatacaatatatatatatatatatatatatatatatatatatatatatatatatatatatatatatatatatatatttatatatatatatatatatatttatatttatatttatatttatatttatatttatatttatatttatatttatatttatattgtcttACAAGTCTATCATTTAGGAGTCAGGTGAAATTAGGTGAAATgcttaagaaaatattttaaatgaggagaaaacttataatattagatgtaaaaaaaatgattttaaccaacttataatattagatatagaaaaaataatattattggttaaaatatataaatgcaatgagttaatttgaaaataataatgtccagtaaaaaatgtttaaacaataattaatattaatatttaaggaactaatattaatattttttaaataaaattgttttgacatatcttaaataacttataaaaaattattattttaattctaatattCATAAAcgtatattttgaaaaaatatattaaataaatatattaagttttgaagtaattaaaaaattattttaaatttatttattataataaaaaataaaaatgagacattatatattttaaatgatattttagaattgactaaaaaattaatttttttttattaattatcacatttttatatttaattaattatatacattttaataaaatagagtGAATTTTGTAATAGGAGACAATAGACAAtgaattaaaacttaatttatatttttctcgtAAAATGTACTAGTAAAATAATTGAGTTATTATacatttattcattaaattgtTCAGAAAGTAACATGACAATAATATTTCTCATAATTTAACTTTGcaatttatcttatataaatatattttcagttAAATTAAGAAATCTTTTTCTCGAGACCTCAATagaaactttaatattttaaaaggtgTGGGGATAAATAGTTCTATTGAAGAAAGTTCAAGGATAAATTTTACATTCAAGtgcataattttttattatttaaatcggTTTTTGTCATTAAGGGGAAACGGAAGAATTCAATTtagggttctctgatttctaGCGGtgggttagagagagagagagaagagagagaaagcgcgAGAAGAAGAATCAATGGGGGGCGGCAATGGCCAGAAGTCGAGGATGGCTCGTGAGAAGAATCTGGAGAAGTTGAAAGCTGCTGGAAAAGGTATGTTAGTTCCTATTTCTCGTTCTCATAATGTttgtttttcccttttttttttctcactgATTGCACGCTTTTGTTCAATTCAATCATCTCTGCACAGGTAGTCAACTTGAAAACAACAAAAAAGCCATGTCTATTCAGGTATATAGAAAGCCTTTCGTGGTTGATCTTCCTCTATTTCCTAACGAAAAGTTCATGTCTTGCTTAAATAGGGTTAGCAGTTTGATCTCCATGAATAATCTATCCATATTCCTTAGTCACGTAAAATTATGCAATTGTTTAGAGTTTTATAGTTCTGTAGTCTCTTTCCCTTAGAAATTGTAGTTATTTGAGTTGTTTCTCCTAATTTTAGTTGTTTATGAGTTTCAATGCCTAGGATCCATTATGaactttaaatataatgaatttgATCCTTTAGGCTAAGAGGTCATCTATGGATATCAATATTGGAAACTTATAATTTTGTCACAATTTGTTTCTCATGATCCATTCAGAAATCGCGAAAGTTGAAATTGGGAGTGATTTTCTTTTTGGTTGGGCTTGAAGACTTTTTGTAGAtcattaatcatataatttCTTGATCATGATCCATAGTGTATTCtctttgtttcatttggtatagaGATTTGTTTTCTTGAATCAGGATCAGATTATGTTTTAGACCatgattcatattaattttttagattGTGATTTTTTGAatacataacaaatgtagatttccttATCAACATTGATAAAGTTGATAACAAaacaattcaatatatataatggaaTCCTTACCCATTTGAAGTAtatgataatgataataataatgacaAACCTTGCTTGTAGTCTCATATATGTTTGTGAACATGTTGAAAATGAAGTTCTTACATATCAACAATGCCTTAAAGTAATGGAAGAATGTTGAAGTGGGTAAGAAACAATGAAAAAGTTGAAATTTGAAGTGATATTTATTAGTATAAGATTGTTTCTAGGATCATTATGGTGTGATATTTTGCTTTGAATAACTAAGTGGGTATTTCTAAATAACTTTGATTGATGTGGGTTATTGAAATTAGGTTACATTGGAGTATGTAATGCATTGTTGATTGAAtagtggattatttgaaatttatctctagatcatgatccacactatttttaaatcattgtgatttttgtttgtttcgATTTAGGTTTTAAAGTTGTAATGAAGTTGGAATAAATTATTACTCGTCTTGAATCATTTTGAATTGTCTTAAAAATTTGTTTACTACGGTTTTGTTTGGATTGCAGTGCAAGATTTGCATGCAGACTTTCATGTGCACGACTACTGAGGTGAAATGTAAAGAACATGCTGAGGCGAAGCACCCGAAAGCCGAGCTTTACACTTGTTTTCCACATCTGAAGGAATGAAAACGTTTTATGTCGTAAAATTGggcttttaattatataatatattattagcgTGGAATGTCTCTGttacattataaataatgttgctcaaatttatctatattataaACACACTcttaactatattttaaatgtgGTTCTAAGTCATCAATTTCTATTTTGGGTGCTGTTTGCTATATGTAAAATGAACAAAAGCAGAATAAATGCCTACTTATAATGTTTGAGATAtaaaattagagtttattttgattaagtAAATTATAAGAGTACaaattatgtaaattaatttttgtaaatgaCTTCATTTTTTAGTGTATctgtttaatattatttaattatatatataattcataatatttcaCTAATATTCtcttatgattaaaaaaaaagtaatgtatTTTTTCTTTACTAAAAGTTGATTACTTTTTGTCTTTACTTTATCTTTAATAAGTAAACAACTTTGTTTTGGACTCTTGGTTGACTTTTTAAATAGTCAAACATGAAAAcatgtgtttatttattatgaattgattttgaaataatattttgataaattcatgatattttattgaCAAAATATTAATGCTAGTTGACAGCCTGCATCTTATTTTTAAGAAGACTTTTACAAGTGACAACCAATTTACTCATAAACAACACAAAGAATAGCATCAACCATAACCAACAAAAACCAGAACATCCCAAACAATACTAAATCTACAAATGTATAGCAGAtcaaaatgaagagaaaataatggaagattTCACCCAAATGTGCAACCCGGGTTAATTGGTCATAGTTGAAAACAATCTTTAAAACAAGGGAAACCccatttatcataaaatttcaaaatgaaatGAGAATAGTTTGATGTCCGACCTAACAACCAGATAAAACCAAACAAAGAAACCAGATAATTCACTCCAAGTAGTGATGATGAATGAATGTTCAAATTCACTATTCAAAAATTCTTCCAAGAAATTAACCATCATCATAATtcataaaacattcaaatgcaaaaaaaaaaaaaacatatgaatATGTCTCTCAAGATTGGACATACCTAGGAGATCCCCAAAACCCGAAATCAAAACCATTCtcttaacatcatcaaaatactacTCCAaccatctttttctttttaatttctatttaagTTAGTTATCGCCTCAAGGAATACATACCATTGAGGTTAAAAAGGAAGAAAGTTATGGTCATTGCCCTGTTGTTGTTCGCATCCTGCTATTTTCAGCAGCTCTCACTTGATGGAAATATGGATGTGCCTGAGACACACCAAAATGATCAATGCATTGTTTCAACATAACCTAATTGTCATACATTTCTTTCTATAAACAATAATGAAATGAACAGacctcaaaaataaaaatgaaaacaatggAGAAGAAGATATCCAGGATGATTAACTATGGAAATTCTATTAGACTGGATTTCGGGGTAATATTTCTAAGCTGCCCTTATTATTATGGAAAGAGTGGAGGGTTATGCTTTTTATAACTACCACCCTTGGATTATTCAGTTAGACTTGTGTAGGATAGTGGAATGTGTAATAATAGGGGTACACCTGAAGGGCGTAGACTAGCAATGAATAAAGACAATGTAACTGTTATGAGAGAGTTAGTTATATAATAAGCTAGTTGTGACAGTTAAGGGTATGAATAATTTGTCTAGTCTCTATCCTTCCTTCTCTATGTCGCATCCCTTCTATGGTGGAAAACCCTAACTGCTCCCATCCAATTGTAATTCTCTATGCTTTTAATCATATCAATAATGCAGTGCTAGCTTCTTTTGTTATAGTGCTTTGTCTAGAGACTATGGgtatcatttatttttgttttttttcgcTTTGTAAGCGCCACTAggcttttatttaattaacaaaatacaattcctttcccaaaagataaaaaatactttGACAACTACTATCATACTAGCATGCAAAGTAAACAGGgcttctagttttttttttcatgcaacAATTCTCACTTTCTTAAATCATAGTACATTGTTGACTAGAATAAACACAGCAAACAGCATATATTAGTAAAAAATCATATGAGTGATTATAAATGACAAGAAAAGAGTGTTATGGTAACAGTCAGTACCATTGCTTCTTTTGCGGTGAGCCTATCTTGGTGGTCATAACGAAGAAGCTTGTCTAGAAAATCAATGGCCTGTATGGCATTGCAAAggtttccaaaataaataataaaaaaaatcatcacaaGCACtttcaagagagagagagagagagagagagagagaaccTCGGGTGAAACCAGATGTTGATTCTCCGCACCAATAAATCTCGACCAGGGCTTCCTGCTGTGCCTGCGACAGGATATAAAAAGCAAACAAATAAGTATAGTTTTCAGAAGTGATTATTATTAAGCCAAACAGAACACAACTTtacaaatgcaagaaaaaaaaGAGCTAAATTGAATGTCAGATTAAGAAATGCAATATTTCAGTACCTTCCAACAAGGGACTCAAGTTGAGGATCAAGCTCAAGAtgatatttattcaaatatgcAGTCAGTTCATCTGTGCCCAACACCTGTATTCACAAGTTAATTAGGCATTATACATCCCTGACTTATAACATAAAAGAAGAACTAGCAGCTCATTTTAGGAAAAGCCTCCCTCACTAGATCTAAGGGGAAACCTCATTAATAAAATACACACAAGGAGTTCAAAGAAAAAGGAGAGATATGTTATAAGAGAATTATAGGGTTAAGTAAGCTAACTAACCATGGAATTTcagcaaaaaaataaattaatcctGGAATAAGTTGACAAGGCCTTTCAGCCAAGTCAGCAAGCGAAATAAGCCGATAACAGCATTACCGACTTTTTACATGGCATTATTAGTTACAGTAAGTAACCGCAACTATTGGCGGGAAGATAAATAAAGAGCAGTTGCGCAAATATTGAGGAAGCAACTGTCGGGAAGGACTTTTATGAATCATTTGAATAATTGAGTTTCCCTCTTATCTCTCTCGACTCTTCTAAATCCAATTCTGATATTATATTTCTAACTCATATCTTCATTGTAATTGTAGGCTCTCGCTACAATTCCAACATtccaatcattttcattttatcaTTCATTCTACAATAGAGGTAGCTTTATTGTGATTCTAATTCTTTGTATAACATTAGTATCAGAGCATAAATTTGGCAAAAATGGTGGAAACAAGACTAGATGACAAACCGAATAATATCTGCAGCAAGGGTCAAGTGCATCAGTGTGCGATTCGTTAGTTAGAAGAGTTTCTTTTGGCTAATAAAGGTGAACAGATTCTACCTACACTAAGAGCTGCACAGAACAGTAACAGAACAAGAAATAGTGCTAGCCTTGACAGATCATCCCCTTCAACTTCAAATGCCAAGAAAAGCACAACTTTGATAAGAAAACATATGATTCAGTAGAGGAAACAAATCAGTGTTTTTATTGTGATGCTAAATGGAAGTATGGGCATCAGTGCAAGACTAGGGCATTTGCAATGAGAATCGAGTTGATCGAACCTGTTTTAGGAGAAAGATTCTTTGAGAAAATGAATGAAGGAGCAGAAGAGATGGATCATTGTTAGCAATTGAAAGATTGAAGTCTTTTCATACCATGAAGATCCAAGGAAGTGTGAGCAAAGTGATTATACTTATCGATTCAGAAAGCACATATAACCTTGTGAGTCCAAAGATTGTCAAGAGTGTTGGGTTGATCACTTCGAAGACCTCAAAGCTAATGGTAAGTGTAGCTAATGGTAATCAAATTGTGAGAGAGCTAGAATGCCGAAATTTGATATGATCAGCTCAAGGAATACAGTTCAAGATGATTGCTAGGGTTCTATCAAAAGATTCAAAACAAACCCAAGAAGATTGAATAACTGAATTTACCTATCAAGGTTCTCTCCAAACTCTTCTAAATCCAATTCTGATATTTCTCTTCAAACTCATATCTTCATTGCAATTGTAGGCTCTCATTACAATTCCAACTATCCAATCACTCTTCGTTCTAACATTCATTATACAGCTACTGTCAAGGTATACATTCTGTAATGTAATTTAGCTCTATTGTGcccttgtttttgttattttgtttttttcttcacCTTTCACAACTTTGTAATGCTTGAACGCTTCTTGCGTTCTTTCTAGTAAGAAGTTGACCTCTTTAAAAAAACCATTCTACAATTGAGCTAGGTTTATGGTGATTCTAAATCCTAGTATCACAAGATACTGATGGGAAACAAGTTTAATAagcctttttttttatctaatttttttttttttagaccagagaattttttttgaagTAGGAGGTTATAGCACAACATTTTTATCTACATaaggtctttttttttttttcttttcgcAAAAAAGAAGGCcctgtgtgatgtgggttatttgggattagTTTCAAATAACCGAATACCCCGTCAACAATCTACTTATCAATcatatcattcaaatcatcaatcaaaatacattctattattttttaaaacaaatatatttattcattatatatttaaatccatATTTCTTTTACTCAATTAATCCCAAATAACCTTAGTTTCAATAacatacatcaaacaaggttatttggaaataaccacttggttattcaaataccTAGATCTTGCAAGGCCTAAATCTAAATAACTGATAAAGTATTACTTACATTAGCATAAATAGAGAATATGGACCCAAATAATTGgcaactaaataatttatttctacaTTGTGGTGCCAACGAATACTTTTCTTCAGAGAGAACAAAATACATATGCTAAATAAATAGTAAAAGAACATGGGTTCTTCATAGAATACTTCCTCCTTGAGCAAATTAACATTATCAGTATAAAGTTTTATCTCCAGAAATTAGAAAATAAGTACCTTGGCAATCTTCACAAGCTGATCTTGATTATCATGACCATAAAAAAATGGTTCCTTACGGAATATCTGTGAATCACAAGGAAAATTGTTATCCATGGATATCATGAACAAAGATAGGCTGAAACAAATCTAGCTTACCATTCCTGCAAACATACACCCCAGGCTCCACAAGTCCAAGGAATAGTCATAATCCTGTAAATCAACAAGGAGTTCGGGTCCCTTAAAATACCTgaacaagaaaatattttagtgTCAATGTGCATCATACCAGTTGAATGCCAAATAAATATCCAGATTCCATAAAATTTCTGCCTTGAGGAACAAGGATTATAGTCTCTTAATAAACTAAGATGTCCATTAAGAATTATCAAATCCTTAAGGTGTCTAAATCCTAATTTGTCACATCAGATCTGTGTAACTTCAATACTTGACCAACATTCACAATGTTGGACCAATTTAAACCTACAATTACCAGACAAGACGCAATGAAGAACAAGCTAGCAAGAGCGTTAGTTCATGATCCAAAAAATCTACAATTGTTTTGCTTGTTAAAAATCACAATGATCTAAAAGATAATTTGACCATGATTAAAAATCACATCTCCAATTTTAGtttgacaattttttaataagatcGTTGTTGTGATAGAGATTGTTACAAATTACTAATTTCTAATAGGGGCTCTAATTTGTCATGTTTTGTTATCCACTTTTTTTTTCACGTCGATCAGTTTGGATTCATGATCAAcgtgaaaaaaaaatctctataccaaataaagaaaaaaatgacattATAATTTAGATcctctaaaaaataatttgtaccaAAGGAAGATAAAAATCACAATATAATCTAGAtcatgattataaaataatattaatcatgataaataataaaaatcaaaaaacaaatgaagaaaattCTCTTTCAGTTTAACTTTGGCGAGTTTACAATGGGATCGTGATTGTGACAAAAGTTGTGACTATACCAATTTCCATGTGAAGATGATTAACAACTACATGGAATTTAACAATGACCTTTCTACAAGGTAATATGTCCTACTATATAGTCAAGGGCCATATGATACTCATAGTTCTGCTTGCTATGCTTTTCAAGACCATAGCCGAGAAAAACTTGCTTTAGTGCCTTATTAACATATTAGAGGTCAAATGGTAAAAAATTTACCATTACCAGAAAATCATAGCACCAAAAGTTTGGTATTGAAACAGCTTTGCAATAGCAATTTGGCAATCTAAAATAGAGTACATAACTATCAAATTTCtacattttttattacaaaaatccAGCTTTATAAACAGGTAGGTGTGAACTTCTCTAGGAATTTATAAAGTGAGGGTATTTGACTTGAATGATGAAGTAattgatgatgggataaggGGCCCTCATCATTCAAGTCAGTCttggtttttatataaattgactCCTAAGGTGACTTTTGCATCATAAGAAATGCAGGCTTTCTAGTTAAACTAACATGAAATAAGAAGCATTTCCAATATTCATGTTGAACGACTGACTACCTTGAAGCAACTCGAACGTTGTATTCCTTCCCCGGATGATAGAACTCAGCAAGTCCCCAATCAATCAGACGAAGCTTTCTTAGTTCATGGTCAATCATGACATTGTGAGGTTTGACATCTCTGTGCATTATGCCTTGTGAATGGCAATAATCCAAAGCCTGCAGTTTCACATGACCCCAGGAGTTTTTAGCAAAAGCTAGTGATTGATCAGATCAACCCTACTCATAGATGTCTAGAAGATAGTACTTGCAAATACAGTAACAAAAATAGAAGAACATAAATGCTGTGGCATAAGTCTAATAAGACCATATGCATACTAAAAATAAATGGAATCCATCATGTCATTTTGAACATAATAAAGTGAAGATTGATAGTTGACAAATCACACAAGGTACATCCGTTCACCAGTTAACTTATTAACAAAACAGCGAAAACACGTGAATTAGTTGATTTCTTCACCTAATGAAAACACAATCTAACCTAAATACCAAGGAAAACAGAAAAGTGGATTATGAACAATGATTTCAATTGGTCTTAGACCATATTCAGCAATTCCTCAATTAAGATCTGTGTATAAGTAGAAGAGGCATGATAAATCATATATCTAATTCTCATTCTCATGCTTCACTTTCAAGAAAGAA
It encodes the following:
- the LOC124927052 gene encoding uncharacterized protein At2g23090, whose product is MGGGNGQKSRMAREKNLEKLKAAGKGSQLENNKKAMSIQCKICMQTFMCTTTEVKCKEHAEAKHPKAELYTCFPHLKE
- the LOC124927107 gene encoding casein kinase II subunit alpha-2-like gives rise to the protein MSRARVYTDVNVHRPREYWDYESLTVQWGDQDDYEVVRKVGRGKYSEVFEGINVATNDKCIIKILKPVKKKKIKREIKILQNLCGGPNIVKLFDIVRDQHSKTPSLIFEYVNSTDFKVLYPTLTDYDIRYYIYELLKALDYCHSQGIMHRDVKPHNVMIDHELRKLRLIDWGLAEFYHPGKEYNVRVASRYFKGPELLVDLQDYDYSLDLWSLGCMFAGMIFRKEPFFYGHDNQDQLVKIAKVLGTDELTAYLNKYHLELDPQLESLVGRHSRKPWSRFIGAENQHLVSPEAIDFLDKLLRYDHQDRLTAKEAMAHPYFHQVRAAENSRMRTTTGQ